In Shewanella sp. MR-4, the genomic stretch ATATTGGGTCACCACCCCAACACGGCGGATCCCCGAGTTAATGCAATTCGACAGCGGAAAATCGATGATCCTAAACTTGCCACCGAAATACAGCGCGGGTTTAGCGCGCCAGTCAGTGAGTTCATGTAAACGCGAGCCTCGGCCACCAGCCAGAATCAATGCATAGGTTTCACGAGTTAAATTACTGATATAACGTACATTAGACATAGGCTCTACTCCCCAAATAGCACATCAGTGCCGATTGCTTCACAACGACTCTTCCCTGCCGCCCTTAGGCCGCAGGATTGCATACAACAGCGCATTCCTTTGCTCATTAACCTCTCCGTTACAGTTTCCAAATATCATCTCTATAGCCAGCAATCGTCACATCACTGGAGAAGCGACCACTGGCCGCCGTGTTGCGAATACTCATTTGCGTCCACTTTTTCGGATCTTTATAGGCCTTAGCCACAGCCTCTTGGGCGAGGCGATAACTGTCGAAATCCGCCGCCGTCATCCACTGATCATCCGCGCTTTCAATCGAGGCAATAATGGGATCGAAAATCCCCGGTTCCAGCAGGTTAAAATGGCCGCTCTTGAGTAAGGCCATGACTTCGGATAAGGCGTGAGACTCGGCGATAATCCGCTGCGGTTGGTAATCACAGCGCATCTGGGTCACTTGCTCGGCGTTGAGGCCAAAGAGGAAAAAGTTATCCTCGCCCACCTCTTCGAGCATCTCGATATTGGCGCCATCCAAGGTGCCTATGGTGAGTGCGCCATTCATCATGAACTTCATATTGCCCGTACCCGAGGCCTCCTTACCCGCGGTGGAGATTTGTTCGGAGACGTCGGTGCCGGGGCAGATTTTTTCCATGGCACTGACGTTGTAATTCGGCAGAAACGCAAAGCGAAGATAAGGCGCCACCACAGGATCGCAATTGACCATATGGGCGACATTACTGGCGAGTTTGATGATGAGCTTCGCCATAAAATAACCGGGCGCCGCCTTACCACCGATCAGCACGCAGCGTGGCACTAGGTGCTCTGTGTGCCCCTGCTGGATTTGATGGTAGAGATGGATCACATGCAGAATATTAAGTAACTGACGCTTGTACTCGTGGATCCGTTTAACCTGCACATCAAACAGCATTGCAGGGTCAAACTCGACGCCACATTCCTTGGCGATCATCTTGGCGAGTTGCACCTTGTTGGCTTGTTTCACCTCACGCCACTTTTGAATAAAGCTAGCGTCCTGGGTTAAGGCATTGAGCGCCGTCAACTGGCTTAAATCCGTCACCCAGCCCTTGCCTAAATGGCTAGTTAACAGTTTGGCGAGAGCGGGATTGCAGTGGGCTAACCAACGTCTTGGGGTCACGCCATTGGTGCGATTGTTAAACTTCTCTGGCCACAGGCTATAAAAATCCTTAAACAGGCCCGACTTTAATAACTGGGTATGTAGCGCCGCCACACCGTTTACTGAAAAGCTCGCCACTATGGCTAGGTACGCCATGCGCACATGGGGATCGGGGCCATCTTGAATGATCGACATGCTGGCCAGTTTGGCGCCATCTCCCGGCCAGTGGTGGGCAACTAAATCTAGGTATCTGGCGTTGATTTCATAGATGATTTCTAAAATTCGCGGCAACATCAGCGCCATCATACGCACGGGCCAGCGCTCTAACGCCTCGGGCAACAATGTGTGATTGGTATAGGCCATAGTCTGGCTGGTAATCGCCCAGGCGGCGTCCCATTCGAGGCCATATTCATCCACCAGCAGCCGCATTAATTCGGGGACGGCAATGCTGGGGTGAGTGTCATTCAGTTGGATCACATTTTTCGCGGCAAAATCGCTGAAGTCATGACCGTGGTGATGCACCCAACGTTTTAAAATTGCCTGCAGGCTGGCGGAGGACAAAAAGTACTGCTGACGCAACCGCAGCTCTTTACCGTTTTCGCTAGCATCGTTGGGGTACAGCACCATAGTGATTTGTTCAGCGAGGTTCTTGCACGCCACCGCCTCTGTGTAATCCCCTTGGTTAAACTCTGCTAAATCAAAGTCATCCGTCGCTTCGGCTTTCCAGAGTCTGAGGCTATTCACCCGGCCATTGCGATAACCGGGCACGGGCATGTCATAGGCCACGGCGAGCACATCTTGAGTGTCGACCCAAATCATGTGTCTGCGCCCTTGTTTATCGACATAGGATTCGGTGTGACCGAAGAACTTTACCGTCACATTATGGTGCGGAACGCGTACCTCCCAGGGGTTGCCCTCCCGCAGCCAGCGATCTGGGCGCTCCACCTGATAGCCATCGACTATCTTCTGGGCGAACATGCCGTATTCGTAACGAATGCCATAACCCGTGACGGATAAATCCATGCTGGCGCAGCTATCGAGAAAACACGCGGCGAGTCGCCCAAGGCCACCATTGCCTAACCCTGCGTCGTGTTCGGCCTCTTCAAGCTCCTCAAGAGACACGGAATATTGGCTAAGCGCCTCGCGGCTGTCTTGCTCTAAATCTAAATTTAACAAGGCATTACCTAATGCCCTGCCCATGAGAAACTCCAGCGATAAGTAGGCCACTTGCTTGTTGTCATAGCAGCTATCTTTTATCCGCGTCTCACGCCACTCATCCAACATTTGTTCTTTAACGCTGAGTGCCAGCGCTTGAAATAACTCACCGTGAGCCACTTCGCCGCGGCTTAAACCGTAACGCACATGGCGATTAAAGGTCGCGGGCAGGGCATCACAGGGCTCGCAGGGGTCGAGTGTCGCTTTTGGCTGACTCGGCGCGGCCTTAGTGGCACGTTTTTTTGGGGGAACGCCGCTGGTATTTGGGCTCAGCTCACTGTTATGACTCATAGTTAATTCCTTATAAAATCAGCATGAAACAGCATAAGACTGCGATCCTGTAACAAGTACCGCGTCGGTGAGGACTGAGCATCCAGCGGCTCAGTGGGAGTTAAAAATTGGGGGTCTGTTTGGGTATGCAGCAGGCATTGCCACGGCCCTAAACCGTCAAAAACCGGCAGGGTAAAGGCTAAGGGATGCTCATCGGCATTCACCATCAACAGCAGTGCTTGAAGGTTGTCACCCTGAGTCTGTGGTTGAGTGGCGGTTAAATTGCCCGATAACACCACGCAGAGGCTGCGGCCCATGGACTCGCTCCACAGGCTTTTGCTCATCGGCTCACCTTGGCGGCTAAACCAATCCAACCTCGCCCCCGTTGGGGTTGAGGCAGGGCTTACAGCATGGCTTGAAGATGACTCGGACGACCAATCGAAGGCATTGGCCACTAGCTGCTCATGGATAAAACGTTTGGAACACAAGAGCGGGAAGCGTTTGCGTAAAGCAATCAACTGCGAGGTAAAACTCAGCAATGAACTATCCATGCCATCCGATGACCAATCAAACCAATTCAAGGGGTTATCTTGGCAATAGGCGTTATTATTCCCGCCTTGGGTACGGCCCGTTTCATCTCCGCTGAGTAACATAGGCACCCCTTGGGATAAGAATAATGTGGTCAATAGATTACGTTGCTGGCGGGCGCGCAGCGCGAGAATGGTGGCGTCATCAGTGTCGCCCTCGACCCCATAGTGATGACTGAAGTTCTCATGGTGGCCATCACGGTTTTCTTCACCGTTAGCCCAATTGTGCCGCTCGCAATAACTCACTAAATCTTTGAGGGTAAAACCATCGTGACTGGTTAAAAAGTTGATACTGGCGGCAGGAGGTCGGCCGCTATGCTCAAAGAAATCCCCCGAGCCATGAAATCGCCGCGCAAACTCGGGCAACATGCCGTGATCGCCCCGCCAGAAACGCCGCATGGTGTCGCGGTATCTGTCATTCCACTCACTAAAAGCCACCGGGAAATTACCCAACTGATACCCACCCGGGCCAATATCCCAAGGCTCGGCAATCAGCTTCACCCGGCACAACACAGGGTCTTGCAGCAGCGCATCAAAAAAACCACTTCCGGGATCAAATCCATAGGCTTCACGGCCAAGACAGGCGGCTAAATCGAAGCGAAAGCCATCGACGCCCATCACTTCGACCCAGTAACGCAGGGAATCTAGCACTAACTGCAACATGCGCGGATGGTTGAGGTTTAAGGTATTACCACAACCGGTATCGTTGATATAAAAGCGTTTATCGTTTGGATGCAGGCGGTAATAGCTCAGATTGTCGATACCGCGAAAGCTAAAGGTCGGCCCGAGGCGACTGCCCTCGGCGCTGTGGTTATAGACCACATCGAGAATGACTTCGATACCCGCACCGTGTAGCGCATCCACCATAGTGCGAAACTCACCAATATCTTCACTCGAGAGATAACTCGGCTCAGGCGCAAAAAAGCCTACGCTGTTATAACCCCAATAGTTAGAGAGCTGTTTTTCAAGTAGAAAGGGCTCGGAAAAAAATGCCTGAACCGGCAGTAACTCGACGCAATTTACGCCGAGATTAACTAAGTAATCTATCGCGGCATTCGATGCCAGCCCGGCAAAGGTGCCACGCAGCGGCGCATCTATCTCAGGGTGCAGCGCGGTAAATCCCTTTAAGTGCATCTCATAGATAATGCACTGCTCAAGTGGCAATGGCTCACGCTTGCTTGAGAGCGGCCGAATAGTATGGGCCTTAGCGGCATCAAAAAGGGGCCGAGTATCGACCACTTTGCACTTAGGTACAAAATCTGCGTTATCTAAGGTGCTGAAAGATAAGTCCTCGTTGGGATTATCAATCTCATAACCAAAATTGGCGATATGGTGGTGATAGCGTCCCACGAGCTGGCGAGCGTAGGGGTCTAACAGCAACTTATGCGGATTAAATCTGTGGCCTAATTGCGGCTCGTAGGGACCATAAACACGGTAGCCATAAAGCTGGCCGGCACTGAGCCCATGCACATACAAATGCCAGATCTGCTGGGTCTGCTCTGTCAAGGGGATGCGCTGAGTTTCCACCTCGCCTTGGGCATCAAACAGACATAACTCCACCCCAGTGGCATGGGCTGAAAACAGGGCGAAATTCACCCCACCATCATCGACCGTCGCCCCCAATGGGAAGGGCTGTCCCGCGCTTAGGTTATAGGCGGTTGAGCCATCAGCATTTACAGGCACAGGATTCGTCATAGGCTGGTATCTCTTGGCGCATCCGTCGCAGGCCCGAGGATTAAGCACCCCAGGGGCGGCACAGTGATCAACGCGCTCGATGCCATGCCCTGCCAAGGTAAATCTTCGGCAATCACCTTGCCCGCATTCCCCTGATTGCTGCCACCATAGAGATGGCTGTCGCTATTGAGGTACTCACAGAAATCCCCGCCTTGGGGCAAGCCGATACGAAATCCTTGGTGCAGAGTGGGCGTCATATTCACCACAAACACTAAGGGCACATCACTGCCCTCGCCATAGCGAACAAAGCTAAAAATACTGTCGCGGCCATTGTCACAATCGAGCCAGCGAAAACCTTGTGACTCATAGTCGAGCACGGATAAGGCGGGGAATTGGCGATAAAGCTGATTCAGATCGCGAAGCCAGCGCTGCACGCCTTGGTGAGGCTCGAAGGCGAGCAAATGCCAATCGAGGCTATGGTTATGGTTCCATTCGTCGCGCTGGGCGAACTCACTGCCCATAAACAGCAGTTTTTTGCCTGGATGCCCCCACATAAAGCCGTAATAGGCCTTGAGGGTGGCAAATTTTTGCCAATCATCGCCGGGAATTTTATGCAACAAAGAGCCCTTGCCGTGCACCACTTCATCGTGGCTTATCGACAGCATAAATTGCTCCGAATAGGCATACATCAAACTAAAGGTCAGCTGGTTATGGTGATACTGGCGATAGATGGGATCGCGGCCTAAGTAGCTTAGGCTGTCGTTCATCCAGCCCATATTCCACTTAAAACCAAACCCCAGCCCGCCGCTATCCGTCGGCTTAGTCACCCCCGCAAAGGCGGTCGACTCTTCAGCTATCATGCAAATGCCTGGGAAGGCTTGATACAAACGTTGATTCAACATTTGCAGAAAATGAATCGCCTCTAAATTCTCCCGTCCGCCATAGGCATTGGGCAGCCACTGTCCAGGTTCACGGCTGTAGTCGAGGTACAACATGGATGACACCGCATCGAGCCTTAGCCCATCGAGGTGAAATTCCCGCAGCCAATAGCAGGCATTGCTGAGCAGAAAGCTTCGCACCTCACCGCGGTCGTAGTTATAGATCAACGTATCCCAATCGGGGTGCGTGCCTTTGCGCGGGTCTTCATGTTCGTAGAGACAAGTGCCATCGAAACGCACAAGGCCGTGGGGATCCTTAGGGAAATGCGCCGCGACCCAATCGAGTAACACGCCAATCTCGGCCTGATGGCAGGCATCGATAAAGGCCTTTAAGCCATTGGCATCGCCAAAACGATGGGTCGGCGCGTACAGGCCAACGGGTTGATACCCCCAAGAGCCGTCGAAGGGATACTCACTGACTGGCATCAACTCGATATGGGTAAAACCTTGCTCCTTCACATAGGGGATCAATTGCTCAATTAAGTCTTGATAATCAAAATATTGCTCACCAAACTCACCTTTTCGGCGCCAAGAGCCTAGCTGCACTTCGTAGATAGACATAGCGGCGCGATGCCAAGCTGTGGTCGCCCGTTTGTGCATCCATTGTGTATCTGCCCAAGGATGTTGGTGTTTTTTCGGCACTATGGAGGCATTGTGCGGTGCACATTCCATTTGGGTCGCCATAGGGTCGGATTTGGCGTGGCGCTCGCCATTTTGATAAACCAAATCAAATTTATAGTGCGTGCCTTCGGCAACATCAGGCAGAAAAATCTCCCATAAGCCGTTGGCCATATGTTGGCGCATCACATGGCGAGTATCGTCCCAGTGGTTAAAATCCCCCACCACAGAAACCCGCTTAGCATTGGGTGCCCATACGCAAAAATGCACGCCTTCGACGCTATCGACTTGGCGCCAGTTCGCACCTAAAAAGCGATAGGCCTGCTCAGAGCTTCCTTCGCCAAAGAGGTATAAGTCCTGACTATCGAGGAGGGAGCCAAACTGATAGGGATCGATAATATCCAGCTCGCAGAGGGGATAAACCACCCGTAGCGCATACAAAAAGGGCTTAACCCGTCTGCCAAGCGTGCCCGCAAACAGCCCCGCCTCATTGACGCGCTCAAGGCTCGCTACCTTACGGCCATCCTTAAGACTTATCACATCAACCTTTTGGGCGTTGCGTAAAAAACAGCGCACCACCAAGGCCTTACCCTCGTTGATGCTGTGCATACCAAGCAGGGAAAACACATCCGTATATTGACCGTTTAACAGCGCGACATCGCTACCGTCATAGAAGTAAGTCTGGGCTTGAGTCATCATTTGGCTTCCATTTTTAGTCAAAGGGTATCTATATGCGCAGCCGTTTCTGGCAAATGTCTTGCCGCAGCAATGCGTTGCAAACGCTCAGCCAGCGCAGGCCTAGCTGCAGCTTCGCTTAGGCTGATGGGCAATCGCCGCTGCCAATTGGGGTACTCGAGCCAAGTGCCAGGGATATTCACCGCATGGCGGTCCCCGAGCAGATCGCACCACTGCACACTGTAAAGTGCGCTGTTGCCCGAGGCGCCAAAGGGCATCCACGCCGTTAATAAATCTTCAATATCAATCTGTTGAATATCCGTCTCCGGCAATAAGCCCTGGGAGATTAAGCACTGCGCGAGCTGGTGTTTTTCCTGCTCACGTCCGGCTAAGGCCTCACCTAATTGCTCGTCGGTATTGAATAGTTCGAGTTGTCGCCTCAGGTGCAAATCGCTGCCCGTCCACCAGGCGACTAATGTCGGCACATCGTGGTTTGCCAGCATCATCAAACTCTGGAACTTATAGTGGCTCGGCGGCTTAAAGCCTTGATGGTCTTTGCAGAAGTAGAACAACTCGTTGGAGTAAACCCCCGCCTGATACAGGCGATGAATAATATCGGGCGGCACTAGGCCTAAATCTTCACCAATCACCACGCAGCGGGCGCGTTGACTCTCAAGACAGAGAATCGCCAACAGAGTTTCGACCGGGTAATACACATAGGCGCCATGGCCGAGGCGCTTATCCAGAGGCCACCACCAGAGTCGCAGCAGCCCCATCACATGGTCGATTCGCAGCGCACCGCAGTGGGTCATGTTGGCGCGAGTCAGCTCAATAAAATGGCGATATTGATGCTGTTTTAGCTTGACGGGATCGAGGGGCGTAAGTCCCCAGTTTTGTCCCTGCAGCGCGAAGGGATCTGGCGGTGCGCCAATACTGGCGTTTAAGCAAAACTGCTGCGAATTAGCTTGAACCTCAACGCCTTGCAACGCGGCGCCCACGGCCAAATCACGAATAAGCCCAATGCCCATTCCCGCTTCTTTGGCTTTGAGTTGGCACAATTGCAGTTGATCTTCAGCCACAAACTGCAGGTATAAATAAAAGCCTTCATCCTGCGCTATGGTCCGTGGGCTGCGTAGCGATTCGGCTTGGGCAAATTCCCTGAGCGGCGCGCCCTGCTCTGCCACAAAATCCTCAAATCGCTGCGCCCTGAGTGTGTTTGACTGTAAATGGTGTTCGCAAAAGACAGTGTATAAACGTGCAAAGGCGCGGTACTTAAGCTCGCTCACTTTGGGGTAATCGAGCCAATTCTCTGCGTTGAGTAGGGCAATGGCTTCTTGCCACTCCTTCGCCGCAAACTCCGTTTTTAATGGCTCAAATTCAGGCACGCTAGGTAAATGAATATACATCGGATTCAGCCTTCGACGATCGCAGGGACTATAGGGACTCGGATGTTCCGGCGCGGCAATATCTAAGGCATGCAATGGATTAAGCTGAATGAAATCGGCGCCATATTCGGCCACTAACCCGATAAGTTGCTCTAAATCGCCAAAGTCGCCCATGCCCCATTGGCTTTCGCTGCGCAGACTATAGAGCTGAAGACTCACGCCCCAAGGTTTATGGCGCTTTCCTTGAGCCACAGCGCTCATCACCCCTTGATAGGCGGTTCTCGGTGCCACCATAAAAGTGCCATGGAACTCAGTCGCCTTACTTGCGGCAGAAATGCTTGCTGCTGAGGTGCTTGCCGATGCTACAGCTTGATGATCATCTGCCAGCCCAAGCAAACTGACGCTCAGAGTGTGGTAGCCCAGCCCCAAGCAAGATAGATCACTTAAGTTGTCTTT encodes the following:
- a CDS encoding glycogen/starch/alpha-glucan phosphorylase, with the translated sequence MSHNSELSPNTSGVPPKKRATKAAPSQPKATLDPCEPCDALPATFNRHVRYGLSRGEVAHGELFQALALSVKEQMLDEWRETRIKDSCYDNKQVAYLSLEFLMGRALGNALLNLDLEQDSREALSQYSVSLEELEEAEHDAGLGNGGLGRLAACFLDSCASMDLSVTGYGIRYEYGMFAQKIVDGYQVERPDRWLREGNPWEVRVPHHNVTVKFFGHTESYVDKQGRRHMIWVDTQDVLAVAYDMPVPGYRNGRVNSLRLWKAEATDDFDLAEFNQGDYTEAVACKNLAEQITMVLYPNDASENGKELRLRQQYFLSSASLQAILKRWVHHHGHDFSDFAAKNVIQLNDTHPSIAVPELMRLLVDEYGLEWDAAWAITSQTMAYTNHTLLPEALERWPVRMMALMLPRILEIIYEINARYLDLVAHHWPGDGAKLASMSIIQDGPDPHVRMAYLAIVASFSVNGVAALHTQLLKSGLFKDFYSLWPEKFNNRTNGVTPRRWLAHCNPALAKLLTSHLGKGWVTDLSQLTALNALTQDASFIQKWREVKQANKVQLAKMIAKECGVEFDPAMLFDVQVKRIHEYKRQLLNILHVIHLYHQIQQGHTEHLVPRCVLIGGKAAPGYFMAKLIIKLASNVAHMVNCDPVVAPYLRFAFLPNYNVSAMEKICPGTDVSEQISTAGKEASGTGNMKFMMNGALTIGTLDGANIEMLEEVGEDNFFLFGLNAEQVTQMRCDYQPQRIIAESHALSEVMALLKSGHFNLLEPGIFDPIIASIESADDQWMTAADFDSYRLAQEAVAKAYKDPKKWTQMSIRNTAASGRFSSDVTIAGYRDDIWKL
- the glgX gene encoding glycogen debranching protein GlgX; translated protein: MTNPVPVNADGSTAYNLSAGQPFPLGATVDDGGVNFALFSAHATGVELCLFDAQGEVETQRIPLTEQTQQIWHLYVHGLSAGQLYGYRVYGPYEPQLGHRFNPHKLLLDPYARQLVGRYHHHIANFGYEIDNPNEDLSFSTLDNADFVPKCKVVDTRPLFDAAKAHTIRPLSSKREPLPLEQCIIYEMHLKGFTALHPEIDAPLRGTFAGLASNAAIDYLVNLGVNCVELLPVQAFFSEPFLLEKQLSNYWGYNSVGFFAPEPSYLSSEDIGEFRTMVDALHGAGIEVILDVVYNHSAEGSRLGPTFSFRGIDNLSYYRLHPNDKRFYINDTGCGNTLNLNHPRMLQLVLDSLRYWVEVMGVDGFRFDLAACLGREAYGFDPGSGFFDALLQDPVLCRVKLIAEPWDIGPGGYQLGNFPVAFSEWNDRYRDTMRRFWRGDHGMLPEFARRFHGSGDFFEHSGRPPAASINFLTSHDGFTLKDLVSYCERHNWANGEENRDGHHENFSHHYGVEGDTDDATILALRARQQRNLLTTLFLSQGVPMLLSGDETGRTQGGNNNAYCQDNPLNWFDWSSDGMDSSLLSFTSQLIALRKRFPLLCSKRFIHEQLVANAFDWSSESSSSHAVSPASTPTGARLDWFSRQGEPMSKSLWSESMGRSLCVVLSGNLTATQPQTQGDNLQALLLMVNADEHPLAFTLPVFDGLGPWQCLLHTQTDPQFLTPTEPLDAQSSPTRYLLQDRSLMLFHADFIRN
- the glgB gene encoding 1,4-alpha-glucan branching protein GlgB, with the translated sequence MMTQAQTYFYDGSDVALLNGQYTDVFSLLGMHSINEGKALVVRCFLRNAQKVDVISLKDGRKVASLERVNEAGLFAGTLGRRVKPFLYALRVVYPLCELDIIDPYQFGSLLDSQDLYLFGEGSSEQAYRFLGANWRQVDSVEGVHFCVWAPNAKRVSVVGDFNHWDDTRHVMRQHMANGLWEIFLPDVAEGTHYKFDLVYQNGERHAKSDPMATQMECAPHNASIVPKKHQHPWADTQWMHKRATTAWHRAAMSIYEVQLGSWRRKGEFGEQYFDYQDLIEQLIPYVKEQGFTHIELMPVSEYPFDGSWGYQPVGLYAPTHRFGDANGLKAFIDACHQAEIGVLLDWVAAHFPKDPHGLVRFDGTCLYEHEDPRKGTHPDWDTLIYNYDRGEVRSFLLSNACYWLREFHLDGLRLDAVSSMLYLDYSREPGQWLPNAYGGRENLEAIHFLQMLNQRLYQAFPGICMIAEESTAFAGVTKPTDSGGLGFGFKWNMGWMNDSLSYLGRDPIYRQYHHNQLTFSLMYAYSEQFMLSISHDEVVHGKGSLLHKIPGDDWQKFATLKAYYGFMWGHPGKKLLFMGSEFAQRDEWNHNHSLDWHLLAFEPHQGVQRWLRDLNQLYRQFPALSVLDYESQGFRWLDCDNGRDSIFSFVRYGEGSDVPLVFVVNMTPTLHQGFRIGLPQGGDFCEYLNSDSHLYGGSNQGNAGKVIAEDLPWQGMASSALITVPPLGCLILGPATDAPRDTSL
- the malQ gene encoding 4-alpha-glucanotransferase, with the translated sequence MGLEKLLYLRGVGADFTDCFGQYIRIPEADRQGILTCMLQEKNTQACEAKDEPLTSLPSGDELDAQVYQLDAHHWTQVLPAFHWCYVDEPWVCLYLPQSYRGDLLLTFTCEQGERVILEVPFSALKPIGDYRIQAQELAQFGNSPFADECQFIQYRLDLLGHEFYCRDAGDAAEQDSKAEPRRSWENVSVALNTSNNKDNLSDLSCLGLGYHTLSVSLLGLADDHQAVASASTSAASISAASKATEFHGTFMVAPRTAYQGVMSAVAQGKRHKPWGVSLQLYSLRSESQWGMGDFGDLEQLIGLVAEYGADFIQLNPLHALDIAAPEHPSPYSPCDRRRLNPMYIHLPSVPEFEPLKTEFAAKEWQEAIALLNAENWLDYPKVSELKYRAFARLYTVFCEHHLQSNTLRAQRFEDFVAEQGAPLREFAQAESLRSPRTIAQDEGFYLYLQFVAEDQLQLCQLKAKEAGMGIGLIRDLAVGAALQGVEVQANSQQFCLNASIGAPPDPFALQGQNWGLTPLDPVKLKQHQYRHFIELTRANMTHCGALRIDHVMGLLRLWWWPLDKRLGHGAYVYYPVETLLAILCLESQRARCVVIGEDLGLVPPDIIHRLYQAGVYSNELFYFCKDHQGFKPPSHYKFQSLMMLANHDVPTLVAWWTGSDLHLRRQLELFNTDEQLGEALAGREQEKHQLAQCLISQGLLPETDIQQIDIEDLLTAWMPFGASGNSALYSVQWCDLLGDRHAVNIPGTWLEYPNWQRRLPISLSEAAARPALAERLQRIAAARHLPETAAHIDTL